In the genome of Deinococcus psychrotolerans, one region contains:
- a CDS encoding CoA-acylating methylmalonate-semialdehyde dehydrogenase, with product MTTTTEPPATVHTLTHWLSNAPAEGKSGRTAPVYNPATGQVQANVPLASKAELDFAVQIAAAAAKKWRSSSLSVRSGVMFKFRELLSARRDELAAIVSREHGKVHSDALGEVARGIENVEYACGIPTLLRGGYSEQVSTGVDVYSIQQPLGVVAGITPFNFPAMVPLWMVGNALACGNAFILKPSEKDPSAALFLAELLRDAGLPDGVFSVIHGDKEAVDAILEHPGIAAVSFVGSTPIAKYIYETGTKNGKRVQALGGAKNHMLVLPDADIGMAADAAVSAAYGSAGERCMAISVVVAVGDAGDKLIEAVQERIPKLKIGAGDVEGNEMGPLITREHRDKVAGYIQSAQEQGAKVVVDGRDIKFDNDGFFLGVSLIDGVKPGMDAYDDEIFGPVLCVVRAESYAEGLKLINDNEFGNGTAIFTRDGGAARQFQFDVEVGMVGVNVPVPVPVAYYSFGGWKASLFGDTHMYGPEGVKFYTRSKVITSRWPDPAGSKVDLGFPQTR from the coding sequence ATGACAACCACCACTGAACCCCCCGCTACTGTCCATACCCTGACCCACTGGCTCAGCAATGCGCCCGCTGAGGGCAAATCGGGCCGCACCGCTCCCGTTTATAACCCGGCCACCGGACAAGTTCAGGCCAATGTGCCGCTGGCCAGCAAAGCCGAACTGGACTTCGCCGTGCAGATTGCGGCCGCCGCTGCCAAAAAGTGGCGTTCCAGCTCACTCAGTGTGCGCTCGGGCGTGATGTTCAAGTTCCGTGAATTGCTGTCAGCGAGGCGCGATGAGTTGGCCGCCATTGTGAGCCGCGAACATGGCAAAGTCCACAGCGACGCGCTGGGCGAGGTCGCACGCGGTATAGAGAACGTGGAATACGCCTGCGGCATTCCTACTTTGCTGCGGGGCGGCTACTCCGAACAGGTCAGCACTGGGGTGGACGTCTACAGCATTCAGCAGCCGCTGGGCGTGGTGGCGGGCATCACCCCGTTCAACTTTCCGGCGATGGTGCCGCTGTGGATGGTCGGCAACGCGCTGGCCTGCGGCAACGCCTTCATTCTCAAGCCCAGCGAAAAAGACCCGTCCGCCGCTCTCTTTTTGGCCGAACTGCTGCGCGACGCGGGCCTGCCGGACGGCGTGTTCAGCGTCATTCACGGCGATAAAGAAGCGGTGGACGCTATCTTGGAACATCCCGGCATCGCTGCGGTGAGCTTCGTGGGATCTACGCCGATTGCCAAATATATCTACGAAACCGGCACCAAAAACGGCAAGCGGGTGCAGGCCCTCGGTGGAGCCAAAAATCACATGCTGGTGCTGCCTGACGCTGACATCGGCATGGCCGCCGACGCGGCCGTCTCTGCCGCTTACGGCTCGGCGGGCGAGCGCTGCATGGCGATCAGCGTGGTGGTGGCGGTGGGTGACGCAGGTGACAAGCTGATTGAGGCCGTCCAAGAGCGCATTCCCAAATTGAAGATCGGTGCGGGCGACGTGGAAGGCAACGAAATGGGGCCGCTGATTACCCGTGAGCACCGCGACAAGGTGGCCGGTTACATCCAGTCGGCGCAGGAGCAGGGCGCAAAAGTGGTGGTAGACGGGCGCGACATCAAGTTTGACAATGACGGCTTCTTCCTCGGCGTCTCGCTGATCGACGGTGTGAAGCCGGGTATGGACGCCTACGACGACGAAATTTTTGGGCCGGTGCTGTGCGTGGTACGGGCTGAAAGTTACGCTGAGGGCCTCAAGCTGATCAACGACAACGAGTTCGGCAACGGCACCGCTATTTTTACCCGCGACGGCGGCGCAGCCCGCCAATTTCAGTTTGATGTGGAAGTCGGGATGGTGGGCGTCAATGTGCCGGTTCCCGTTCCGGTGGCGTATTACAGCTTCGGCGGTTGGAAGGCCAGTTTGTTTGGCGACACCCACATGTACGGCCCCGAAGGCGTCAAGTTTTATACTCGGAGCAAGGTCATCACTTCACGCTGGCCCGATCCGGCGGGAAGCAAAGTGGATCTGGGATTTCCCCAAACACGCTAG
- the uraH gene encoding hydroxyisourate hydrolase, translating into MAGHAGLSTHVLDTARGCPAVGVQIELIRVDGQNRTSLKTATTNADGRTDAPLIERGALEKGTYELTFHVAEYFSTFEAAAKPPFLDIVTLRFTVGDTEAHYHIPLLVSPWSYSTYRGS; encoded by the coding sequence ATGGCAGGCCACGCCGGACTCAGCACCCACGTTTTAGACACGGCGAGGGGCTGCCCAGCAGTGGGCGTGCAGATCGAATTGATTCGGGTGGACGGACAAAACCGTACGTCCCTCAAAACCGCCACCACCAATGCCGACGGACGCACCGACGCGCCGCTAATTGAACGTGGAGCGCTGGAAAAAGGAACCTACGAGCTTACTTTTCACGTCGCCGAGTACTTCAGCACGTTTGAAGCCGCCGCAAAGCCGCCTTTCTTAGATATCGTGACGCTGCGTTTCACCGTAGGCGATACCGAAGCGCACTACCACATCCCCCTACTCGTTTCGCCTTGGTCTTACAGCACTTATCGGGGAAGCTGA
- a CDS encoding phosphotransferase family protein yields MSSFLTPQTLSWLGRVVPDAKLSRVQPLAGSTSASVYRLDFSNRSSAVLRQFDVLPDWLKLEPDLALHEARSLEWAAQMSLPTPKLLAFDESGEQCGVPSVLMSHLTGTVELNPPNLTGELDQLAAALSEIHRVSPTDFGWAYAPYADLSKLTVPTWTTAPRAWAGAIELLQGPRPTFTPCFIHRDFHPANVLRQSGQVSGVVDWVNACVGPAAADVGHCRLNLAQMYGLEAADAFRAAYECHTGHRQEPYWDALSLADLVDGPAPPKVYAGWPAFGLTGLTDELIRARLDAFLLSLGF; encoded by the coding sequence GTGTCCAGTTTCTTAACGCCGCAAACCCTCAGTTGGCTAGGGCGGGTTGTCCCAGACGCCAAACTTAGCCGCGTCCAGCCGCTGGCGGGCAGCACCTCTGCCAGCGTTTACCGCCTTGACTTTTCCAACAGATCGAGCGCAGTGCTCAGGCAGTTTGATGTTCTCCCCGACTGGCTGAAATTGGAGCCGGATTTGGCTCTACACGAAGCGCGGAGCTTAGAGTGGGCCGCCCAAATGAGCTTGCCCACACCGAAGCTGCTGGCCTTTGACGAAAGCGGTGAGCAATGCGGCGTGCCGAGCGTGTTGATGTCGCATTTGACAGGAACAGTGGAACTCAATCCACCGAATCTCACGGGCGAATTGGATCAACTTGCGGCAGCACTCTCGGAGATTCACCGCGTCTCTCCCACTGATTTCGGCTGGGCGTATGCGCCTTATGCCGACCTCAGCAAGCTGACCGTACCGACTTGGACAACCGCGCCGCGAGCGTGGGCTGGGGCGATTGAACTTTTACAGGGGCCACGCCCGACTTTCACGCCATGTTTCATTCACCGTGATTTTCACCCCGCCAACGTGCTGCGGCAAAGCGGGCAAGTCAGCGGGGTGGTGGATTGGGTTAACGCTTGTGTCGGGCCAGCCGCAGCCGACGTGGGTCACTGCCGCCTCAATCTGGCTCAGATGTACGGTTTAGAGGCCGCCGACGCCTTTAGAGCAGCTTACGAGTGCCACACAGGGCACCGGCAAGAGCCGTACTGGGACGCGCTGAGCTTGGCAGACCTGGTGGACGGGCCAGCGCCACCGAAAGTTTACGCGGGCTGGCCTGCTTTTGGACTGACTGGATTGACCGACGAACTGATTCGGGCGCGGCTGGACGCTTTTTTGCTAAGCTTAGGTTTCTAG
- a CDS encoding nuclear transport factor 2 family protein produces the protein MTQTSNSLTQQFMMALHTAEDSGDLSALLALHGENVTLHNLTQQDWSGLDGAKTFWERYLSDFETIHSDFTHHADAEDMGVMEWVGKGTLKGGQAIEYRGISVIEHDGQKVTAFRTYYDSAAFLKTAAG, from the coding sequence ATGACTCAGACCAGTAACTCCCTGACCCAGCAGTTTATGATGGCCCTGCACACTGCCGAAGACAGCGGCGATCTCAGCGCACTGCTCGCTCTGCACGGCGAGAATGTTACGCTGCACAACCTGACCCAGCAAGATTGGAGCGGCCTAGACGGCGCGAAAACATTCTGGGAACGCTACCTGTCGGACTTTGAGACGATTCACAGCGACTTTACCCACCATGCAGACGCTGAGGACATGGGCGTGATGGAATGGGTCGGCAAAGGCACACTCAAAGGCGGCCAAGCCATCGAGTACCGAGGGATCAGTGTCATTGAGCATGACGGCCAAAAAGTCACGGCCTTCCGCACCTATTATGACTCTGCCGCTTTCCTCAAGACTGCCGCTGGGTAA
- the wrbA gene encoding NAD(P)H:quinone oxidoreductase: protein MTVKLAIIYYSTYGTNHQMANTAAEAARAAGAEVRVLKVPETAPQAAIDSQDAWKAQQERSADVPEATPADMEWANAYLFSAPTRFGGAASQVRAFIDTLGGLWGEGKLANKGFSAMTSAQNPNGGQETTLQTLYVTAQHWGSIIVAPGYTDKAIFASGGNPYGASVTANGQPLSEEDKATIRHQAKRLVEISAKLAE, encoded by the coding sequence ATGACTGTTAAACTCGCCATCATCTACTACAGCACCTACGGAACCAATCACCAAATGGCCAACACTGCCGCCGAAGCCGCCCGCGCTGCCGGGGCCGAAGTGCGGGTGCTGAAGGTGCCAGAAACTGCCCCCCAAGCTGCGATTGACTCCCAAGACGCTTGGAAGGCCCAGCAGGAGCGAAGTGCCGACGTTCCGGAAGCAACCCCCGCCGACATGGAGTGGGCCAACGCCTACTTGTTCTCTGCGCCCACCCGGTTCGGCGGCGCGGCCAGTCAGGTGCGGGCCTTCATCGACACGCTCGGCGGCTTGTGGGGAGAGGGAAAGCTGGCCAATAAAGGCTTTAGCGCCATGACTTCGGCTCAGAACCCCAACGGCGGCCAGGAAACCACCTTGCAGACCTTGTACGTCACCGCCCAGCACTGGGGCAGCATTATCGTGGCTCCGGGGTACACCGATAAAGCTATTTTCGCGTCTGGCGGCAACCCTTACGGCGCGAGCGTCACGGCGAACGGTCAGCCGCTTTCGGAAGAAGACAAAGCCACCATCCGCCACCAAGCCAAGCGCCTTGTGGAGATCAGCGCTAAACTGGCAGAGTGA
- a CDS encoding GNAT family N-acetyltransferase: MSQPATELRDNSAKHQYEIFSGDQLVGLAKYRVSGNTVNLYHTEVEDGHEGEGLGSQLAKHALDDVKAQGKQVIPSCPFIAAYIERHPEYQDLVQA, from the coding sequence GTGAGTCAGCCAGCCACCGAACTCCGCGACAACTCCGCCAAGCATCAGTACGAAATTTTCAGCGGAGATCAGTTGGTCGGGCTTGCCAAGTACCGAGTCAGCGGCAACACGGTCAACCTTTACCACACTGAAGTCGAGGACGGCCATGAGGGAGAGGGCTTGGGCAGTCAACTCGCCAAGCATGCCCTCGACGACGTGAAAGCGCAGGGCAAGCAGGTCATTCCCAGCTGCCCGTTCATCGCCGCCTACATCGAGCGCCACCCCGAATATCAGGACTTGGTGCAGGCTTAA
- a CDS encoding S8 family peptidase: MPQSRFTSAGAQILAWHPEEGFALLGWQQAPLSVQAGQTSEANVDLFSSPEVQSSGVWAGGRSAWGGGSNHSAWSPDLLTQINFSQNSTTWKQIDLSGGRLLAPKLGAGIKIAVIDTGVDLNHPGLQGHFAPASEWKDFVDGDAVPQEVQPTGAAYGHGTGVAGILVQIAPKAVILPIRVLRPDGSGDLSAVVQAMDWAISKGAKIINVSLGSNTSSLSLNSILSLAAMRGVLLVASAGNNNQPRLTSPAANTANFLLSSNYLISVGSVDADDVKSSFSNYAYSLKLMAPGEHIYTAVPNNQVGYWSGTSFAAPMVSGALALALGQGAEAGSLPGKLASGSDDILSFNKNYAHQLGSGRLNLGKFLKSINSGSFRWF; encoded by the coding sequence GTGCCGCAGAGCCGCTTTACCAGCGCGGGCGCACAAATCTTGGCTTGGCACCCCGAAGAAGGCTTTGCCCTGCTCGGCTGGCAACAAGCGCCGCTGAGTGTCCAGGCTGGACAAACCAGCGAAGCCAACGTGGATCTTTTCTCTTCGCCGGAAGTGCAGAGCAGCGGCGTGTGGGCGGGCGGACGCTCGGCTTGGGGCGGCGGCTCCAATCACAGCGCTTGGTCACCTGATCTCCTGACACAGATCAACTTTTCTCAGAACTCAACCACCTGGAAGCAGATAGACCTCTCGGGCGGGCGTCTCCTTGCGCCAAAGCTCGGCGCGGGAATTAAAATTGCGGTGATTGACACCGGCGTAGACCTCAACCATCCGGGATTGCAAGGCCACTTTGCGCCGGCCAGCGAGTGGAAAGATTTTGTGGACGGCGACGCTGTTCCGCAAGAAGTTCAGCCGACCGGGGCAGCTTATGGACACGGCACCGGGGTGGCCGGCATTCTTGTGCAGATCGCGCCCAAAGCTGTAATTTTGCCGATCCGGGTGCTGAGGCCCGACGGTTCCGGCGACCTTTCGGCGGTGGTGCAGGCGATGGACTGGGCCATATCCAAAGGGGCCAAGATCATCAATGTGTCGCTCGGATCTAACACCTCGTCACTCTCGCTCAACTCCATCTTGTCGTTGGCTGCCATGCGCGGGGTACTGTTGGTGGCCTCAGCAGGCAACAACAATCAACCCAGACTGACTTCTCCCGCCGCAAACACGGCCAATTTCCTCCTGAGTAGCAATTATCTGATTTCGGTGGGCAGCGTAGACGCGGACGACGTCAAATCCAGCTTCTCAAATTATGCCTACTCGCTCAAATTAATGGCTCCTGGTGAGCACATCTACACTGCTGTTCCCAATAATCAAGTCGGCTACTGGAGCGGTACTTCCTTTGCCGCCCCGATGGTCAGCGGCGCATTGGCACTGGCCCTGGGACAAGGCGCGGAGGCCGGCAGCTTGCCCGGTAAGCTGGCAAGTGGAAGCGACGATATCTTGAGTTTCAATAAAAACTACGCCCATCAGCTCGGCAGTGGGCGACTGAATTTGGGGAAATTCTTAAAATCGATCAACTCAGGCTCATTTAGATGGTTCTAA
- a CDS encoding replication initiator protein A, translating to MTVVKGELAPISVSQISIRFDEINLAQASLISFQKRLKPGETTWEHSFEIAGRAMNVECLGNAYGYPHGPDNDLMLVLTNMYLEQGCPVGDGVLITPYELLKAMGRNDSGKSYQQLHDGLMRLTGTTYRISGWIDQSGKGVRRATFRFVDKLEDINLTGTSLNPKTFGSGTKLRVTLPRDIAENLRARHLKPVDLDFMLSLPSNQAGIMYRLLDALLFSDEEAQRTQVLKMALIDWGKLLRLSDLTPDRIRRAIEPPHSELVRREFLKSVEYLGRGSAQEIIYTFNAQRPDHPLTPEQLLLVGRIKAMSVSDSMAKKFVRASPVTFVEDRVSLAEAILAQTPTIRRSRGAYAWDILADAEERYAPPEQRQPKPEKGVASKAGNPVAPKPLVLPDEDEQGTLLELSPAEQWVSTRPSLKILLKGQLSETEFHRLEKLCTTGKVSASKLFREASAAAAKKRLAGLVKELKAELAE from the coding sequence ATGACCGTGGTCAAAGGCGAGTTGGCCCCAATTAGCGTTTCCCAAATCAGCATTCGGTTTGACGAAATCAATTTGGCGCAGGCCTCGCTGATCAGCTTTCAAAAGCGACTCAAGCCCGGTGAGACCACTTGGGAACATTCTTTTGAGATCGCGGGCCGGGCCATGAACGTGGAGTGTTTGGGCAATGCTTACGGTTATCCGCACGGCCCCGACAACGACCTGATGCTGGTGCTGACCAACATGTATTTGGAACAGGGTTGCCCTGTTGGGGACGGCGTTCTGATCACCCCCTACGAACTGCTTAAGGCGATGGGGCGCAACGACAGCGGCAAATCCTATCAGCAGCTTCACGACGGCCTGATGCGCCTGACCGGCACCACCTACCGCATCAGCGGCTGGATTGACCAAAGCGGCAAAGGTGTGCGGCGGGCCACTTTCCGCTTCGTCGATAAGCTGGAAGACATCAATTTGACTGGCACTTCGCTCAACCCAAAGACCTTTGGCAGCGGCACCAAGTTGCGCGTGACTTTGCCGCGTGACATCGCCGAGAACTTACGGGCGCGGCACCTCAAGCCGGTGGACTTGGACTTTATGCTCTCGCTGCCGTCCAATCAAGCGGGGATTATGTACCGTTTGCTGGACGCTCTGCTGTTCAGTGACGAGGAAGCCCAGCGTACCCAAGTGCTGAAAATGGCTTTGATTGATTGGGGCAAGTTGCTGCGCCTCAGCGACCTCACGCCTGACCGGATTCGGAGGGCAATTGAGCCGCCGCACAGCGAGCTCGTTCGGCGCGAATTTTTGAAATCGGTGGAGTACTTGGGGCGCGGCTCGGCGCAGGAGATCATCTACACCTTCAACGCCCAGCGTCCTGACCATCCTTTGACGCCGGAGCAACTCCTGTTGGTGGGGCGCATCAAAGCCATGAGTGTCAGCGACAGCATGGCCAAAAAATTTGTCCGTGCTTCGCCCGTGACTTTCGTGGAGGACCGGGTGAGTTTGGCCGAAGCGATTTTGGCCCAGACTCCCACCATTCGCCGCAGCCGTGGCGCTTACGCCTGGGATATCTTGGCCGACGCTGAAGAGCGCTACGCGCCCCCAGAGCAGCGCCAGCCCAAGCCGGAAAAGGGCGTAGCGAGCAAGGCTGGCAACCCCGTAGCTCCCAAGCCGCTGGTTTTGCCCGATGAAGACGAGCAAGGCACTTTGCTTGAACTCTCGCCCGCCGAGCAGTGGGTCAGCACCCGTCCATCTCTGAAAATCTTGCTCAAAGGTCAGCTCAGCGAGACCGAATTTCACCGCCTCGAAAAACTCTGTACGACCGGCAAAGTCAGCGCTTCCAAGCTGTTTCGGGAAGCCAGCGCCGCCGCTGCCAAGAAGCGTCTGGCGGGATTGGTCAAGGAATTGAAAGCGGAGCTGGCAGAGTAA
- a CDS encoding aminotransferase class III-fold pyridoxal phosphate-dependent enzyme, with translation MPEVHPNTDQVIADNREYTLFSWSVQNQTHPIHMTGGKGSYFFDADGKSWLDMASQLININVGHQHPKVLQAIKDQVDKMCFAGPSFATDVRAELGKKLSEVTGLAKSFFTLGGSEANENAMKMARLYTGRDKIITRYRSYHGATMGSMSASGDPRRWPVEPGIPGIVRVFDPYMYRPPMGMTAEQWEEGSVSHIEEVIQMEGPHTIAAILVEGITGSNGILIPPDSYYPRLRALCDKYGIVLITDEVMSGFGRTGKWLATQHYGITPDIVTCAKGLTSGYMPLGAVIVNQEIADYFENHFLSGGLTYSGHPVSLAAAIANLKVYEDENLFEHTLELGKHLGERLEAMKAKYACVGDVRYIGLFSVLELVKDKATKEPLAPFNGTSPEMGKLAAYLKSKHIYAYTRFNMIWVCPPLVITKEELDAGLDAYEEALALVDQMILGPVAAD, from the coding sequence ATGCCCGAAGTCCATCCCAACACCGACCAAGTCATCGCCGATAACCGCGAGTACACTCTCTTTTCATGGAGCGTGCAAAACCAGACCCACCCGATTCACATGACTGGAGGCAAAGGCAGCTATTTCTTTGACGCTGACGGCAAAAGTTGGTTGGACATGGCCTCGCAGCTCATCAACATCAACGTGGGCCATCAGCATCCCAAAGTCTTGCAGGCCATCAAAGATCAGGTCGACAAGATGTGCTTTGCTGGCCCCAGTTTTGCCACCGACGTGCGGGCCGAACTCGGCAAGAAGCTGAGCGAAGTCACCGGCCTCGCCAAGAGCTTTTTTACGCTGGGCGGCAGTGAAGCCAACGAAAACGCCATGAAAATGGCTCGGCTCTACACTGGGCGCGACAAAATCATCACCCGTTACCGCAGCTATCACGGCGCGACGATGGGCAGCATGAGCGCCTCGGGCGACCCACGCCGCTGGCCTGTTGAGCCGGGCATTCCGGGTATCGTGCGGGTGTTTGATCCCTACATGTACCGCCCCCCGATGGGCATGACCGCCGAGCAGTGGGAAGAGGGCAGCGTCAGCCACATTGAAGAAGTCATTCAGATGGAAGGGCCGCACACCATCGCTGCCATTTTGGTGGAAGGGATTACGGGGAGCAACGGTATTCTGATTCCGCCGGACAGTTACTATCCGCGCCTGCGTGCATTGTGCGACAAGTACGGAATTGTGCTGATCACCGATGAAGTGATGAGCGGGTTTGGGCGCACCGGGAAGTGGTTGGCCACTCAGCATTACGGTATTACACCTGACATCGTGACTTGTGCCAAGGGCCTGACCAGCGGTTACATGCCTTTGGGCGCGGTCATCGTGAACCAAGAGATCGCCGATTACTTTGAGAACCATTTCTTGTCGGGTGGCTTAACATACAGCGGCCATCCGGTGAGTTTGGCGGCAGCGATTGCCAACTTGAAGGTGTATGAAGACGAAAACCTGTTTGAACATACCCTAGAACTCGGCAAGCATCTGGGCGAGCGCTTGGAAGCCATGAAAGCCAAATATGCTTGCGTGGGCGACGTTCGTTATATCGGCTTGTTCAGCGTGCTGGAACTCGTCAAAGACAAGGCGACCAAAGAGCCGCTTGCACCGTTCAACGGAACTTCACCGGAAATGGGCAAACTGGCCGCGTATCTCAAGAGCAAGCACATTTATGCTTATACCCGCTTCAACATGATCTGGGTCTGCCCGCCGCTGGTGATTACCAAAGAGGAACTGGACGCTGGCTTAGATGCCTACGAAGAGGCGCTGGCTTTGGTGGATCAGATGATTTTGGGGCCAGTGGCAGCGGACTGA
- a CDS encoding glutamine--tRNA ligase/YqeY domain fusion protein, with amino-acid sequence MTSAADFASPAPRVAPNFITEIIERDLKSGKYPKIVTRFPPEPNGYAHLGHTFACFLDFQTALQYGGTYHLRLDDTNPAGESVEFAEAIQDDLRWLGWDWGENLFYASDNFERYYAYAVQLIEMGKAYVDSVSGEEMARLRGSATQRGTPSAYRERSVAENLELFARMRAGEFADGAHILRAKIDLSSSNMKLRDPVLYRILRGEHYRQGSAWCIYPMYDFQHPLQDAIEGVTHSMCSLEFVDNRAIYDWLMETLAFEPRPHQYEFGRRSLEYTVVSKRKLRRLVQEGHVSGWDDPRMPTLRAIRRLGVRPEAVNAFASAIGVSRTNRTVDLAVYENAVRDDLNPHAPRVMAVLEPLEVVVSNAEGQALEAKTLSLPYWPHDVIQASLDGLVALPSGERVEPDQAVREVSLSTQIYIERGDFALTPPKGFKRLTLGGAVRLRGAGILRADEVIQDEAGQVTGIRATLLGEESSIKPAGVIHWVDAATALSAEFRLYDRLFSVPNPDGPNPNDILPEFDPEQPGHEDLTQPLSTDFLRFLNPESLKVAQGYVEGSVAADPAGTRYQFERQGYFWPDPEDSRPEALVFNRIITLRDTWTGKAEPATKARAVKTEQKKAEAPTLSAEQSTEVARLRSLGVSEAEAVVLARDPLLGAYFGSTTQQAGQVAAWVVNDLSAAVRAGQVALKVSGLSALAELLASGEISTRIAKDVLTESLESGEAPTEIVQRRGLKVVSDSGELERIIDGVLSTNPDKLAEYRGGRAGLLGFFTGQVMKASGGQAEPKAVAALLKAKLDG; translated from the coding sequence ATGACGAGTGCTGCTGATTTTGCTTCCCCTGCTCCCCGCGTGGCCCCCAACTTCATTACCGAGATCATTGAGCGCGATCTGAAAAGCGGTAAGTATCCCAAAATCGTGACCCGCTTTCCGCCGGAACCCAACGGCTACGCCCACCTCGGCCACACCTTCGCCTGCTTTTTGGATTTCCAAACGGCCCTCCAGTACGGCGGCACTTACCATCTGCGCCTAGACGACACCAACCCGGCGGGCGAGAGTGTGGAGTTTGCCGAGGCGATTCAAGACGATCTACGCTGGCTGGGCTGGGACTGGGGCGAGAATTTATTTTATGCGTCCGACAACTTTGAGCGTTATTACGCCTACGCCGTGCAGCTCATCGAAATGGGCAAAGCCTACGTGGACAGCGTCAGCGGTGAGGAAATGGCTCGCCTGCGCGGTTCGGCTACCCAGCGCGGCACGCCCAGCGCTTACCGGGAGCGCAGCGTGGCCGAGAATCTGGAGTTGTTCGCCCGGATGCGAGCCGGGGAATTTGCCGACGGCGCACACATTCTGCGGGCCAAAATCGACCTTTCCAGTTCCAACATGAAGCTGCGCGATCCGGTGCTCTACCGCATTCTGCGGGGCGAGCATTACCGTCAAGGCTCGGCGTGGTGCATCTATCCGATGTACGACTTTCAGCACCCGCTGCAAGACGCTATCGAGGGCGTGACCCACAGCATGTGCAGCCTCGAATTCGTGGACAACCGCGCCATTTACGATTGGCTGATGGAAACGCTGGCGTTTGAGCCGCGCCCGCACCAGTACGAGTTCGGGCGGCGCAGCCTCGAATACACGGTGGTCAGCAAACGCAAGCTGCGTAGGCTCGTGCAAGAAGGCCACGTTTCCGGCTGGGACGATCCGAGGATGCCCACCCTACGGGCTATTCGGCGGCTCGGCGTGCGGCCTGAAGCGGTCAACGCTTTTGCCTCGGCCATCGGGGTGAGCCGCACCAACCGCACTGTGGATTTGGCCGTCTACGAAAACGCCGTGCGCGACGATCTCAACCCCCACGCTCCCCGCGTGATGGCGGTGCTGGAGCCGCTGGAAGTCGTGGTCAGCAACGCCGAGGGGCAAGCTCTGGAAGCCAAAACGCTGAGCCTTCCCTACTGGCCGCACGATGTCATTCAGGCCAGCTTGGACGGCCTGGTGGCTTTGCCGAGTGGTGAGCGGGTGGAACCTGACCAAGCGGTGCGTGAAGTGAGTTTGTCAACTCAAATTTACATCGAGCGCGGGGATTTTGCCCTCACTCCGCCCAAAGGTTTCAAGCGCCTGACCCTTGGCGGCGCAGTGCGGCTGCGTGGCGCGGGCATTTTGCGGGCCGATGAGGTGATTCAAGACGAGGCCGGACAGGTAACGGGGATTCGGGCCACCCTGCTTGGCGAGGAGAGCAGCATCAAACCCGCCGGAGTGATTCACTGGGTAGACGCGGCAACGGCCCTCAGCGCCGAGTTCCGGTTGTATGACCGCCTGTTCAGCGTGCCAAACCCTGATGGCCCTAACCCCAACGACATCCTGCCGGAATTCGACCCCGAGCAGCCCGGCCACGAAGACCTGACCCAGCCGCTCAGCACTGACTTTTTGCGCTTTCTCAATCCGGAGAGCCTTAAAGTCGCGCAGGGATACGTGGAGGGAAGCGTGGCCGCAGACCCCGCAGGCACCCGTTATCAGTTTGAGCGGCAAGGCTATTTCTGGCCCGATCCGGAAGACAGCCGCCCTGAAGCGCTGGTGTTTAACCGCATCATCACTTTGCGCGACACCTGGACAGGCAAAGCCGAACCTGCGACCAAAGCCAGAGCCGTTAAAACTGAGCAGAAAAAAGCCGAGGCCCCCACCCTCAGCGCCGAGCAAAGCACCGAAGTCGCTCGTCTGCGCTCGTTGGGCGTCAGCGAGGCTGAAGCGGTGGTGCTGGCCCGCGATCCACTGCTGGGGGCGTATTTCGGCTCCACCACTCAGCAGGCCGGACAGGTGGCAGCGTGGGTGGTCAACGACCTCTCGGCGGCCGTGCGGGCCGGACAGGTAGCCCTCAAAGTCAGCGGCCTCTCCGCGCTGGCCGAACTGCTGGCAAGCGGCGAGATCAGTACCCGGATTGCCAAGGACGTGCTTACCGAGAGTCTGGAGAGCGGCGAAGCGCCCACCGAAATCGTGCAGCGGCGCGGCCTCAAAGTGGTCAGCGACAGCGGCGAACTGGAGCGCATCATTGACGGAGTCCTGAGCACCAATCCCGACAAGTTGGCTGAGTACCGGGGCGGACGCGCGGGGCTGCTGGGCTTTTTCACCGGGCAAGTCATGAAAGCCAGCGGCGGGCAAGCCGAACCCAAAGCGGTGGCAGCACTGCTGAAAGCCAAATTGGACGGCTGA